The following proteins are encoded in a genomic region of Actinomycetota bacterium:
- a CDS encoding NADH-quinone oxidoreductase subunit J codes for MTLFIIFGALALGSAIAMLIQRNAVHAALLLVVNLVAIAVLFLAMGAEFLFAAQIIVYAGAIMVLFLFVIMLLGVEKSESLGEPRRFQRRQAVMGILAATPLVAGLFSVMVSPRLSSAPGDVPRDFGSPRALGEILFRNYLLPFEVTSLLLLVAAIGILMLAKRRSSD; via the coding sequence ATGACCCTGTTCATCATCTTCGGCGCGCTGGCCCTCGGCTCTGCCATCGCGATGTTGATCCAGCGCAATGCCGTGCACGCCGCCCTGCTGCTCGTGGTGAACCTCGTAGCGATCGCGGTGCTGTTCCTCGCGATGGGGGCCGAGTTTCTGTTCGCCGCGCAGATCATCGTCTACGCCGGGGCGATCATGGTGCTGTTCCTGTTCGTGATCATGCTGCTGGGGGTCGAGAAGTCAGAGTCGCTGGGGGAGCCGCGGAGATTTCAGCGGCGCCAGGCGGTGATGGGCATCCTCGCCGCCACGCCACTGGTCGCCGGGCTTTTCAGCGTCATGGTGTCGCCGCGGCTGTCGTCGGCTCCCGGCGACGTCCCCCGCGACTTCGGCTCGCCGCGCGCGCTGGGGGAGATCCTGTTTCGCAACTACCTGCTGCCATTCGAGGTGACCTCGCTGCTGCTTCTGGTCGCCGCGATCGGGATCCTCATGCTCGCCAAACGGCGCTCGTCGGACTGA
- the nuoK gene encoding NADH-quinone oxidoreductase subunit NuoK, translating to MRDTPVTTSHYLLLSMMLFVLGAAGVLLRRNALILFMCVELMLNAVNIAFVAFSRMHGTMDGQVVVLFVMIVAAAEVAVGLAIIVSIFRRRLSANVDDLSLLRW from the coding sequence CTGCGCGATACCCCCGTCACGACGTCGCACTACCTGCTTCTGTCCATGATGCTGTTCGTCCTGGGGGCCGCCGGCGTGCTCCTGAGGCGCAACGCACTCATCCTGTTCATGTGCGTCGAGCTGATGCTCAACGCGGTCAACATCGCCTTTGTAGCTTTCTCGCGGATGCACGGAACCATGGACGGCCAGGTGGTCGTCCTGTTCGTGATGATCGTCGCGGCAGCCGAGGTGGCGGTGGGACTGGCGATCATCGTGTCCATCTTCCGACGGCGGCTGTCGGCCAACGTCGACGACCTGTCGCTTCTGCGCTGGTGA